Proteins found in one Amblyraja radiata isolate CabotCenter1 chromosome 45, sAmbRad1.1.pri, whole genome shotgun sequence genomic segment:
- the LOC116968541 gene encoding histone H2A-like — protein sequence MTGRGKTGGKAKAKPRSRSSRAGLQFPVGRVHRLLRKGNYGERVGAGAPVYLAAVLEYLTAEILELAGNAARDNKKSRIIPRHLQLAVRNDEELNKLLGGVTIAQGGVLPNIQAVLLPKKTSAASGTKSK from the coding sequence ATGACTGGACGAGGGAAAACCGGCGGCAAAGCCAAGGCTAAGCCTAGGTCACGCTCGTCCCGGGCCGGACTGCAGTTCCCGGTGGGTCGTGTTCATCGGCTCCTGAGAAAGGGCAACTATGGTGAGCGGGTGGGTGCAGGAGCCCCTGTCTATCTGGCTGCTGTGCTCGAGTATCTGACGGCTGAAATCCTCGAGCTGGCCGGCAACGCGGCCCGGGACAACAAGAAGAGCCGCATCATCCCCAGACACCTGCAACTGGCCGTCCGCAACGACGAGGAGCTCAACAAGCTACTGGGAGGGGTGACCATCGCTCAAGGCGGGGTGCTGCCCAATATCCAGGCCGTGCTGTTGCCCAAGAAAACCAGCGCAGCCTCTGGCACCAAGAGCAAGTAG